A genomic segment from Propionibacteriaceae bacterium ZF39 encodes:
- a CDS encoding protein-tyrosine phosphatase family protein — protein MDAWTDEPGVVVLPDGRRIRGVGVRRPRGDVPAPDFAVYLLGRDPAPGPWPHRWVRWRDFRLPDSTDDATTALREAWERAGEERVEIGCGGGIGRTGTALALLATMSGVAPEDAVAWVRSHYHRRAVETGRQRRWVEQTATLLQTERE, from the coding sequence GTGGACGCATGGACTGACGAGCCGGGTGTGGTGGTGTTGCCCGACGGGCGACGCATCCGCGGCGTCGGCGTGCGCCGGCCGCGCGGCGATGTGCCTGCCCCCGATTTCGCGGTCTATCTACTTGGCCGTGACCCAGCGCCTGGTCCTTGGCCTCATCGCTGGGTGCGGTGGCGAGACTTCCGGCTACCGGACTCGACCGACGACGCGACGACGGCGCTGCGTGAGGCGTGGGAACGTGCCGGTGAGGAGCGAGTCGAGATCGGGTGTGGCGGCGGCATCGGGCGGACCGGGACGGCTTTGGCGCTGCTGGCAACGATGAGCGGTGTCGCGCCAGAAGACGCGGTGGCGTGGGTCCGTTCCCACTATCACCGGCGAGCTGTCGAGACGGGCAGGCAACGACGCTGGGTAGAGCAGACCGCGACCTTGCTTCAGACGGAGCGGGAGTGA
- a CDS encoding DUF6112 family protein yields MTMDVFPDFGGVGGAADLRAIVGALLMFVLVTAVLMLIVCAIIWAIASSSGNYQAATKARTGLFVAVGAAALAGAGVAWLNFLLDVGTQL; encoded by the coding sequence ATGACCATGGATGTGTTCCCCGACTTCGGCGGCGTCGGCGGCGCCGCCGACCTCCGCGCCATCGTTGGCGCGCTGCTCATGTTCGTGCTCGTCACCGCCGTGCTCATGCTCATCGTCTGCGCCATCATCTGGGCGATCGCGTCATCCAGCGGCAACTATCAGGCGGCGACCAAGGCTCGCACGGGTCTGTTCGTCGCGGTCGGCGCCGCCGCTCTCGCCGGGGCCGGCGTCGCGTGGCTCAACTTCCTGCTGGACGTCGGCACCCAACTCTGA
- a CDS encoding DUF6112 family protein — translation MIDIDPNSSGLPGIEQLRIIVGAVMTVGLILSVLALIVSAIVWGFGANSSNPHLASRGKVGVLVSCGAAIICGAAVTLINFFWGVGQAV, via the coding sequence GTGATCGACATCGACCCCAACTCATCCGGTCTTCCCGGCATCGAGCAACTGCGCATCATCGTCGGCGCCGTCATGACCGTCGGCCTCATCCTCTCCGTCCTCGCGCTCATCGTCAGCGCGATCGTGTGGGGCTTCGGCGCCAACTCCTCCAACCCGCACCTCGCGAGCAGGGGCAAGGTCGGCGTTCTCGTGAGCTGCGGGGCGGCGATCATCTGCGGTGCCGCGGTGACGCTGATCAACTTCTTCTGGGGCGTCGGGCAGGCCGTGTGA
- a CDS encoding conjugal transfer protein TrbL, with amino-acid sequence MSVCDVPVISSVCDAVGEGTASLIAAPFDWLAQAMAGAAAWLFEAVWWVFDTTTLVDVTSAEYIGVYNVLFGVAVFIMLVFFCLQLITGLIHRDPTALNRAALGLAKSVLGSFLVITLTALLLEVTDQLAVGIVQATGNTMEGMGTQIGLLAAGLATINITAPGVGAILTIFLAGLAISAAAIVWFSLLIRKALLLVAIVFGPVALAGATWDATKGWFAKWATFVIALIFSKLVLVVIFLVAIGQVSAPIEADLASISDPIAGVALMFIAAFAPYITYKFLSFVGFDMYHAMSSEQEAKSALNRPVPVPSAPKADTAKKVLDGSTDSGSAPSNGGGGGGSPTPPPTSSSAAPTSAGAGTAGTGAAASSTGAGAGAGTAAGAGAGTAGAAGAGAAAGPVGAAVVVGGAVVKGAATAGPKAGNAVGGAADSQAGAATEQASPPLVPPSQGTPPQRPAPSTPPPAAPSSAPPSGPSTGSAESSPAPRRRSDPPPPPSSKPTGKG; translated from the coding sequence GTGAGCGTCTGCGATGTCCCAGTCATCTCCTCCGTCTGCGACGCCGTGGGCGAAGGCACCGCCTCCCTGATCGCCGCCCCGTTCGACTGGCTCGCCCAAGCGATGGCCGGTGCCGCCGCGTGGCTGTTCGAGGCGGTCTGGTGGGTCTTCGACACCACGACCCTCGTGGACGTCACCAGCGCCGAGTACATCGGCGTCTACAACGTCCTGTTCGGCGTCGCTGTCTTCATCATGCTCGTGTTCTTCTGCTTGCAGCTCATCACCGGGCTCATCCACCGCGACCCGACCGCCCTCAACCGTGCCGCCCTCGGTCTCGCCAAGAGCGTGCTCGGATCGTTCCTGGTCATCACGCTGACCGCGTTGCTGCTGGAAGTGACCGACCAGCTCGCGGTCGGGATCGTCCAGGCCACCGGCAACACGATGGAAGGGATGGGGACCCAGATCGGGCTCCTCGCCGCAGGCCTGGCCACCATCAACATCACCGCTCCCGGTGTCGGCGCGATCCTGACGATCTTCCTCGCCGGACTCGCTATCAGCGCGGCGGCGATCGTGTGGTTCTCGCTGCTCATCCGCAAAGCCCTGCTGCTGGTCGCCATCGTGTTCGGGCCGGTCGCCCTGGCCGGGGCGACATGGGATGCGACCAAGGGATGGTTCGCCAAATGGGCGACCTTCGTCATCGCCCTCATCTTCTCCAAGCTCGTCCTCGTCGTGATCTTCCTCGTCGCCATCGGCCAGGTCTCCGCCCCCATCGAGGCGGACCTGGCATCCATCTCCGACCCGATCGCCGGCGTCGCGCTGATGTTCATCGCGGCGTTCGCCCCGTACATCACGTACAAGTTCCTGTCCTTCGTCGGGTTCGACATGTACCACGCGATGTCGTCGGAGCAGGAGGCGAAGTCGGCGCTGAACCGGCCTGTCCCAGTGCCGTCTGCGCCGAAGGCTGACACGGCCAAGAAGGTACTCGACGGCAGCACCGACTCCGGCAGCGCACCCTCGAACGGTGGCGGAGGAGGCGGTAGTCCAACACCGCCGCCTACCTCCTCGTCGGCGGCGCCCACCAGTGCGGGAGCCGGCACAGCGGGCACAGGAGCCGCCGCTTCCTCGACAGGGGCAGGAGCGGGAGCTGGCACCGCCGCTGGTGCCGGGGCCGGGACAGCGGGCGCTGCGGGTGCTGGTGCAGCCGCCGGCCCTGTGGGTGCTGCGGTCGTCGTCGGCGGTGCGGTGGTCAAGGGCGCGGCGACCGCCGGCCCGAAGGCCGGCAATGCGGTCGGTGGAGCGGCCGACAGTCAGGCAGGCGCGGCCACGGAGCAGGCATCCCCGCCGCTGGTTCCACCATCGCAAGGCACCCCGCCGCAGCGTCCCGCACCGTCGACGCCGCCCCCGGCCGCTCCGTCCTCGGCGCCGCCGTCCGGGCCGTCCACCGGCTCGGCGGAGTCCTCGCCCGCGCCTCGGCGCCGGTCGGACCCGCCACCTCCGCCGTCGTCCAAGCCGACCGGGAAGGGGTGA
- a CDS encoding SCO6880 family protein, with product MSTNTHANSDYPLAAVQFSRLTKRGIMLGLSLPQLIVLGIAVLTVVFSLYLGGGLAFAWTAPVWATAALLAVIPAGGRKVIEWVPIVARWIARTYLGQLIYRRRVIKPRPAGTLALPGDAAPLREWEDPETGAAMIQDPHAQTLTAILGVSHPAFVLLDPGEQQRRVSGWGRVLAAACRSGRIARIQVSERTLPDSGTGLAEWWRTHGTDDGSWAATTYAELIERAGPAGERHATTISLALDMKAASRQIRTSGGGMRGAAAVLRQEMTTLTTALRAAELTSTGWLTPGEVAVILRSAYDPAAAPALERHGDLGRDLATAGPVAVTETWDRLRSDSAFHAVLWISEWPRSQVYPGFLAPLVLSNGILRTLALHYTPVRADQAARDLRKKKTELISDQAQRRKIGQIEDAATSAELDDVLQQEADLTAGHGVLRVSGLVSVSAPTVDELDAAVAAVEQAAIQASCETRRLVGQQAQAFTAAALPLCRPV from the coding sequence ATGTCTACGAACACGCACGCGAACAGTGACTACCCGTTGGCGGCGGTGCAGTTCTCCCGGCTCACCAAGCGCGGGATCATGCTGGGCCTGTCGCTGCCGCAACTCATCGTCCTCGGCATCGCCGTGCTCACAGTCGTCTTCTCGCTCTACCTCGGCGGCGGCCTGGCCTTCGCCTGGACCGCCCCGGTATGGGCCACCGCAGCACTGCTCGCGGTGATCCCCGCGGGTGGGCGGAAGGTGATCGAGTGGGTGCCCATCGTGGCCCGCTGGATCGCCCGCACGTATCTGGGGCAGCTCATTTATCGGCGCCGCGTCATCAAGCCGAGACCTGCCGGGACGCTCGCGCTTCCGGGTGATGCGGCACCGTTGCGGGAATGGGAGGACCCCGAGACCGGGGCGGCGATGATCCAAGACCCGCACGCGCAGACGCTGACTGCGATCCTCGGCGTCTCGCATCCGGCGTTCGTGCTCCTCGATCCCGGTGAGCAGCAGCGCAGGGTCTCCGGGTGGGGGCGCGTCCTCGCCGCGGCCTGCCGTTCGGGGCGCATCGCCCGCATCCAGGTGTCGGAGCGGACGCTGCCGGACTCGGGAACGGGGTTGGCGGAGTGGTGGCGCACGCACGGCACCGACGACGGGTCCTGGGCCGCGACCACCTACGCCGAGCTGATCGAGCGCGCCGGCCCCGCCGGGGAACGCCACGCCACGACGATCAGCCTGGCGCTGGACATGAAGGCCGCGAGCCGGCAGATCAGGACTTCCGGTGGCGGGATGCGCGGTGCCGCCGCGGTGCTCCGGCAGGAGATGACCACGCTGACGACGGCGCTGCGCGCAGCGGAGCTCACCTCGACGGGGTGGCTCACGCCCGGCGAGGTCGCCGTCATCCTGCGTTCGGCGTACGACCCGGCCGCCGCTCCCGCGCTAGAACGGCATGGCGACCTCGGGCGGGATCTGGCGACGGCGGGCCCGGTAGCGGTGACCGAGACGTGGGATCGGTTGCGGTCGGACAGTGCGTTCCATGCGGTGTTGTGGATCAGTGAGTGGCCCCGCTCGCAGGTCTACCCAGGGTTCCTTGCCCCGCTCGTGCTGTCCAACGGCATCCTCCGCACCCTCGCCCTGCACTACACGCCGGTGCGCGCCGATCAGGCCGCGCGGGACCTGCGGAAGAAGAAGACCGAACTCATCAGCGACCAGGCGCAGCGGCGCAAGATCGGGCAGATCGAAGACGCCGCCACCAGCGCCGAACTGGACGACGTCCTCCAGCAAGAGGCGGACCTGACCGCCGGGCACGGCGTCCTGCGCGTCTCCGGCCTCGTGTCCGTCTCCGCGCCGACCGTCGATGAGCTCGACGCCGCGGTCGCCGCGGTCGAGCAGGCCGCGATCCAAGCCTCCTGCGAGACCCGCCGCCTCGTCGGCCAGCAAGCCCAGGCCTTCACCGCCGCTGCGCTGCCGCTGTGCCGGCCGGTCTGA
- a CDS encoding ATP-binding protein, giving the protein MTAQDEGRLHTAVLVGPEGERRRARKDRRQAATRIETTARKARKAEAKALWEAEQAERRATTYLPAAGEPGPAALRTPGRFRLPKHQDTSATLAGQYPFLAEGGLGSEGIFVGQDLYSGGSFVYDPWVLYRRGIITAPNVVLAGIVGSGKSSLAKSLYTRSLPFGRRVYVPGDPKGEHTAVAEAVGGRAIILGHGLSNRLNPLDEGHRPSAVSDSEWAMQVASRRRDLIGALAETVLDRALTPLEHTAIDLALQDAVRSAEVPILPMVVDRILTPTSADDADGRLAEDGRLVGHALRRLVAGDLQGLFDGPSTVRFDPSLPMVSLDLSRVAENSTLISVLMTCSSAWMESALSDPAGGQRWVIYDEAWRLMAYPSLLRRMDAQWRLARHFGIANMLIFHKLSDLDNVGDQGSAMRALASSLLANAETRIVYRQEADQLGSTATALGLTGTEQKLLPGLGTGQGLWRIKDRSFVVQHQLHPAEFAAFDTTSRMIAETGKFTVENDEPSASLTVPAAGGAA; this is encoded by the coding sequence GTGACCGCGCAGGACGAGGGCCGCCTGCACACGGCCGTGCTCGTCGGCCCCGAAGGCGAACGACGCCGGGCCCGTAAGGACCGCCGGCAGGCTGCGACCCGAATCGAGACCACCGCCCGCAAGGCACGGAAGGCCGAGGCGAAGGCCCTGTGGGAGGCGGAGCAGGCCGAGCGGCGCGCGACGACCTACCTGCCCGCCGCTGGCGAGCCGGGGCCTGCGGCGTTGCGCACGCCGGGCCGGTTCCGTCTCCCCAAGCACCAGGACACGAGTGCGACGTTGGCTGGGCAGTACCCGTTCCTGGCCGAAGGCGGCCTCGGATCGGAGGGGATCTTCGTCGGGCAGGACCTCTACTCCGGCGGGTCGTTCGTCTACGACCCGTGGGTGCTCTACCGGCGCGGGATCATCACCGCCCCCAACGTCGTCCTGGCCGGCATCGTCGGCTCCGGCAAGTCGAGCCTGGCAAAGTCGCTCTACACGCGCTCGCTCCCGTTCGGACGACGCGTCTACGTCCCCGGCGACCCGAAGGGCGAGCACACCGCCGTCGCCGAAGCCGTCGGTGGACGCGCAATCATCCTCGGCCACGGCCTCTCCAACCGCCTCAACCCTCTCGATGAGGGCCATAGGCCATCCGCGGTGTCCGACAGCGAGTGGGCGATGCAGGTCGCCTCCCGCCGCCGCGACCTTATCGGCGCCCTCGCAGAGACCGTGCTGGACCGGGCGCTGACGCCGTTGGAGCACACCGCGATCGACCTCGCCCTCCAAGACGCGGTACGGAGCGCGGAGGTTCCGATCCTGCCGATGGTCGTCGACCGCATCCTTACCCCAACCTCGGCCGACGACGCGGATGGACGGCTCGCGGAAGACGGTCGGCTCGTCGGCCACGCCCTGCGCCGACTCGTCGCGGGCGACCTCCAAGGACTGTTCGACGGCCCGTCCACGGTCAGGTTCGACCCGTCCCTGCCAATGGTGTCCCTCGACCTGTCCCGGGTCGCGGAGAACAGCACCTTGATCTCGGTGCTGATGACGTGCTCGTCGGCGTGGATGGAGTCGGCCCTGTCCGACCCGGCAGGCGGGCAACGCTGGGTGATCTACGACGAAGCCTGGCGCCTGATGGCCTACCCGTCCCTCCTGCGGCGTATGGACGCCCAGTGGCGGCTCGCCCGGCACTTCGGAATCGCGAACATGCTGATCTTCCACAAGCTCTCCGACCTCGACAACGTCGGCGACCAGGGCTCCGCCATGCGCGCCCTCGCATCGTCGCTGCTGGCGAACGCGGAGACCAGGATCGTCTACCGGCAGGAAGCCGACCAGCTCGGCTCCACCGCAACAGCGCTCGGCCTCACGGGCACTGAGCAGAAGCTGCTTCCCGGCCTGGGGACCGGGCAGGGGCTGTGGCGCATCAAGGACCGCTCCTTCGTCGTGCAGCACCAACTCCACCCCGCCGAGTTCGCCGCCTTCGACACCACGAGCCGCATGATCGCAGAAACCGGGAAGTTCACCGTTGAGAATGACGAACCGTCGGCCTCGCTGACGGTTCCCGCCGCGGGCGGTGCGGCGTGA
- a CDS encoding TraM recognition domain-containing protein translates to MTTPRPTGSLGDELSNLGIGLLIGAAILAAILRGAGSVAAWITGTGQPAGGVEAGLGVLLNPGDPAAALGAPGLNVVAYWITAAVLILAAAGAGCWGWRFFREHGRQVKNDPYRIPGIATRTEVTKAASETALLRRAGHLRPSLHKPTPEDVGYRIGQSRGKSVWASVEDSILLIGPPRSGKGAHIVINTILDAPGAVVTTSTRPDNLTATLRARERIGPVAVFDPQHLAEGIPAGLRWSPIRGCEDPLTAMIRATGLAAGTGLSAGGVEGGGFWEGKTRTALQALLHAAALDRRPPGELFRWTLDPSAAADAVAILTANPRAAVGWAESLQAMIDSDPRTRDSIWQGVSLALAALADPRVLDAVSPREGENFDPEAFLRARGTLYLLATGAGANNSAALVAAFVEDVVEAARRIAAGSPGARLDPPLLLALDEVGNLAPLPSLPTLMAEGGGTGITTMPVLQSLAQAREKWSENAAGAIWDASIVKIILGGASNSRDLHDLTTLIGERDEVTDSTTVGDHGSRSAQRSIRRVPIMPPDTIRTLPFGTALVLLRSAPPIVTRMRTWLDRPDAKELRADRAGIEALLQRRPLEEPGAPA, encoded by the coding sequence ATGACCACCCCGAGGCCGACGGGATCGCTCGGGGACGAGCTGAGCAACCTCGGCATCGGCCTCCTCATCGGCGCCGCGATCCTCGCCGCCATCCTCCGCGGCGCCGGCTCGGTCGCCGCGTGGATCACCGGGACCGGGCAACCCGCCGGCGGAGTCGAGGCCGGGTTGGGCGTGCTGCTCAACCCCGGCGACCCGGCGGCCGCGCTCGGCGCACCCGGTCTGAACGTCGTGGCGTACTGGATCACCGCCGCCGTCCTCATCCTCGCCGCCGCTGGCGCAGGGTGCTGGGGGTGGCGGTTCTTCCGCGAGCACGGCCGACAGGTCAAGAACGACCCCTACCGCATCCCCGGTATCGCCACCCGCACCGAGGTCACCAAGGCCGCCTCCGAGACCGCGCTGCTGCGCCGGGCCGGGCACCTGCGACCCTCGCTCCACAAGCCGACACCGGAGGACGTCGGCTACCGGATCGGCCAGTCGCGCGGCAAGAGCGTGTGGGCATCGGTGGAGGACAGCATCCTGCTGATCGGCCCGCCCCGGTCCGGGAAGGGCGCCCACATCGTCATCAACACCATCCTCGACGCACCCGGCGCAGTCGTCACCACCTCGACCCGGCCGGACAACCTCACCGCGACTCTCCGCGCCCGCGAGCGCATCGGCCCGGTCGCCGTGTTCGACCCACAGCACCTCGCCGAAGGCATCCCCGCAGGCCTCAGATGGTCACCCATCCGCGGGTGCGAGGACCCGCTGACCGCGATGATCCGCGCCACCGGACTCGCCGCCGGCACCGGCCTGTCCGCAGGCGGAGTCGAAGGCGGCGGGTTCTGGGAAGGCAAGACCCGCACCGCCCTCCAAGCCCTGCTCCACGCCGCTGCCCTCGACCGTCGCCCACCGGGTGAACTGTTCCGGTGGACCCTCGACCCATCCGCCGCCGCGGACGCAGTCGCGATCCTGACAGCGAACCCACGAGCGGCTGTCGGGTGGGCGGAGTCGCTACAGGCGATGATCGACTCCGACCCGAGAACCCGCGACTCCATCTGGCAAGGCGTCTCCCTCGCCCTCGCCGCCCTGGCGGACCCGCGCGTGCTCGACGCCGTGTCGCCGCGCGAAGGCGAGAACTTCGACCCCGAAGCCTTTCTCCGTGCCCGCGGAACGCTCTACCTGCTGGCGACCGGCGCCGGCGCCAACAACAGCGCGGCGTTGGTGGCGGCGTTCGTGGAAGACGTCGTGGAAGCCGCCCGCCGCATCGCCGCCGGAAGCCCCGGCGCGAGGCTCGACCCGCCCTTGCTGCTCGCCCTCGATGAGGTCGGCAACCTCGCCCCCTTACCGTCACTGCCCACGCTCATGGCCGAAGGCGGCGGCACCGGGATCACGACCATGCCCGTACTCCAAAGCCTCGCTCAGGCGCGGGAGAAATGGTCGGAGAACGCCGCCGGCGCGATCTGGGACGCCTCCATCGTCAAGATCATCCTCGGCGGCGCTTCCAACAGCCGCGACCTGCACGACCTGACCACGCTCATCGGCGAGCGCGACGAGGTGACCGACTCCACCACGGTCGGAGACCACGGCTCCCGCTCCGCGCAACGCTCCATCCGGCGCGTCCCGATCATGCCGCCCGACACGATCAGGACGTTGCCGTTCGGGACTGCGCTCGTGCTGCTGCGCTCCGCGCCGCCCATAGTCACGAGGATGCGGACCTGGCTCGACCGGCCGGATGCGAAGGAACTGCGGGCCGACCGGGCCGGCATCGAGGCGCTGCTGCAACGCCGTCCGCTGGAGGAGCCGGGCGCACCTGCCTGA
- a CDS encoding single-stranded DNA-binding protein, translating into MALHTQESLSGFIASDPQLTYTERGDARLYVKIGQEHYRREEDGSFTQTETTFHDLVAFKKTAERAHDRLAKGDKFVAEGYVREYDHTTPDGEVVKAEEFVAKKLGHDLARTRYEVKRTRRQPAVTREAAGQSVDAEARREARNAAPALGL; encoded by the coding sequence ATGGCTCTCCACACGCAGGAATCCCTCTCCGGGTTTATCGCCTCCGACCCGCAGCTCACCTACACCGAGCGCGGCGACGCGCGCCTGTACGTCAAGATCGGCCAGGAACACTACCGCCGTGAGGAGGACGGGTCGTTCACGCAGACCGAGACGACCTTCCACGACCTCGTCGCGTTCAAGAAGACCGCCGAACGCGCGCACGACCGCCTCGCCAAGGGCGACAAGTTCGTCGCAGAGGGCTACGTCCGCGAGTACGACCACACCACGCCGGACGGCGAAGTCGTCAAAGCCGAGGAGTTCGTGGCGAAGAAGCTCGGCCACGACCTCGCCCGCACCCGCTACGAGGTCAAGCGGACCCGCCGCCAGCCCGCCGTCACGCGAGAAGCCGCGGGGCAGTCCGTCGATGCCGAGGCGCGCCGCGAGGCCCGCAACGCCGCACCGGCGCTCGGACTCTGA